DNA sequence from the Nitrososphaerota archaeon genome:
GAAATACAAAATAATACCAACCCAAAAACTCCCCAAATCCCAACAGCGCAAGCCCGGCAGCAACAAAGATTGCGGTCTTTCGTCTGCTCTCAAAATATGACATCATTGTTTCAATTGCACCGTATGCTAGCAGGATAAAAGAAATTGAGCGAATTACATTTTCTATTGATGTAAATGAAATCAAAAACAGTGGCAGTATCACAACTGATCTTAGATAATTTGATCTTGGGAAAAACGACTTGATTGTATGAGAAAACGCAATGAAAAAGTATCCTAATGTCTGCACCGCAATCCCGATTGTCTGAATCCATCTCTGCGGCTCTTTTGGATCAAAGACATACTCATCAAGTGTTATGCCAAGCCACATTATCATAAATCCTACACCAATTGAGAAAAACGCAAGTGTCAGGCGAAATAAAGTTGGACTGCCAGTGTTCCTAAACCCAATGAATGAGAGTGTTCCAATTATGATCCCCACGATAAATCCTACCAAATTCAAAATGCTTTCTAAAAAAAATACTTCCATGTGTTTTGTATTGGATATTTGATTTTAAAAGTTAGTCCCATTCATCAAGCGATCCAGCAGTCTGCCCCTCAGTAGAGCCCGCATAGTCGCCCAAAATGTCTGAATATGTCACGTCATTATGCGCAACATACTTTACATATTCACCATACGACATTTCCAATTTGCAGTCTTGACATGTCACCAAACTAAAGTCTTGTGCCAGATCTGCATTGCCTTTGCATTTTGGGCACTTGATCTTCACAAAGAAAATACTCTAATTCTATTATTATTCATTGCCAAAAAAAGAATAAATTGACTACACATGGATCAAATTTGATGGCGCGAGTTTGCACAAAATGCAAAAATGAGATACCAGACTCTGAGCAGCTTGATGCAGTGGGTGGAACATATCCGTGTTGTACCAAGTGTTGGGAGGAATGGAAGACCTACAGAATAATGGTCATGAACGAGCTAAGGCTGGACATGTCGCTGTCAGACCACAGAAAACTGCTCAAAAAGAACGAAAAGATCTTTGTTGGGGTATTGACTCCTCAGGGAGATGTAATCGACTTTTCTAATGAGGGCAACCGCAAGCCAGACAAGCCTCAGGTCTAAAGACCGAGTCGTTCCTTTGCGCTAATTGGTATGATTAATAATAACTGCCTTTTTTGCTGTTCTGATAATCCAGAAAATATCTTTTGGACAGATTTCGCTATAGAATCCTGACTGGACTTATCCAGAGACAAGAATACTTCGAGAATCCCATCGAGATTAAAGAGGATCAGTTTTTGTGGATTTCTGAGGACTTCGAACATATATGCCGATGTAAGACCAATTCGTTTCTCCTCAGGCATTACAGATAGGATCTCAAGCCACGTAGCAAAAAGCTTGGCAAAGTTTGGAAACGGAATTGTGGGGCCTGCCTCTAGCGCATTGTTGATTATCTCTAGCTGATCGGGCGCAGACAATGTGAAAAATTCCTCCATTCTTTTTTTGAGGATTGGCTTTCGCAAAAAGTCCGGCAGGTTTGCCAAATTTACTATGATGTTTCCTGCAAAGTTTGGGTGCGACAATCAAAAGTCGCTTTGCGTTGGGGCGTTAAAAATTTAGATCGCCATTCCATAACTTGGCTTAAATTAAAGCTCAAAATCTCATCCATTGATGCCCTCGACTGTTGTGGTTGGTGGATTTTTTGGAGATGAAGGAAAAGGCAAAATCATCTCATATCTGGCGCAAAACGACAATCCAAGCATTGTAGTCAGGGGAGGGGCAGGACCAAACGCAGGCCACACGATAGAGGATGGCAACAAAAAATACAAGGTCCGAATGCTGCCTAGCGGATTTTTGAACAAAAAGGCAAGACTGATGATTGGCCCGGGCGTCGTGGTGAATCCGGATGTATTGCACAAGGAAATTGAAGAGTTTGGCACTGCTCGGAGATCATTCGTTGATAATAACTGCGGCATAATAGAAAAAACCCACACTGATGCAGACGGCGGAGGTAGGCTAAAGGAAAAAATCGGAAGCACTGGCTCTGGCACTGGTCCTGCAAATGCCGACAGAGCCATGCGCACGCTAAAGATGGCAAAAGAGATTCCCTCACTCAAGCCGTATCTAATTGATGTGGCACAGGAGCTTCACAGGGCACTAGATGCAGAGGAAAACGTCCTAGTCGAAGGCACACAGGGAACATTTCTCTCGCTGTGGCATGGAACATACCCATTTGTCACATCAAAGGACGTTACAGCCTCGGGAATATGCGCGGACATTGGGCTTGGCCCGAAAAACGTCGACGACGTAATGGTAGTCTTCAAGTCTTATGTTACTCGCGTGGGCACAGGCAATCTCCAAGGAGAGCTACCTATGGACGAGGTGGCAAAGCGTGGCTGGTCGGAAGTAGGCACAGTAACAGGCAGGCAGAGGCGTGCAGCAGAATTTGACTTTGCGCTTGCCAAGCGTGCAGTGATGCTCAACTCCGCATCACAAATTGCGCTCACAAAACTAGACGTATTGTTCCCAGAGTGTGCGCACAAAAATTCATTTAAAGATTTGAGCGTAGCGGCAAAAAAATTCATCACCGATGTAGAAGATAAAACAGATGTAGCAGTTAAGCTGATAGGTACAGGCCCAGGCGTTACTGATATTATTGATTTGAGAGAATAACTGTTTGAATAATTTTTGCTAAACTTTATTTTGCCAATTGTTTTACTGGATTCGTGGAAAAACCAAAATCTCCTAAATACATTCAACTAGCCTCACAATTAGAATTCTCACGCCTAGTTTCAGCATTAGAGAGAGTTCCACGCGTGTCGTTTATGCACGAACACGACGGCAAAAAAATTCTTGCAATTCAGATGGACCTGCTCAAAGAGCGCCCAATC
Encoded proteins:
- a CDS encoding iron transporter, with translation MARVCTKCKNEIPDSEQLDAVGGTYPCCTKCWEEWKTYRIMVMNELRLDMSLSDHRKLLKKNEKIFVGVLTPQGDVIDFSNEGNRKPDKPQV
- a CDS encoding adenylosuccinate synthetase; amino-acid sequence: MPSTVVVGGFFGDEGKGKIISYLAQNDNPSIVVRGGAGPNAGHTIEDGNKKYKVRMLPSGFLNKKARLMIGPGVVVNPDVLHKEIEEFGTARRSFVDNNCGIIEKTHTDADGGGRLKEKIGSTGSGTGPANADRAMRTLKMAKEIPSLKPYLIDVAQELHRALDAEENVLVEGTQGTFLSLWHGTYPFVTSKDVTASGICADIGLGPKNVDDVMVVFKSYVTRVGTGNLQGELPMDEVAKRGWSEVGTVTGRQRRAAEFDFALAKRAVMLNSASQIALTKLDVLFPECAHKNSFKDLSVAAKKFITDVEDKTDVAVKLIGTGPGVTDIIDLRE